In Candidatus Goldiibacteriota bacterium, the genomic window ATGTTATTATCAAAGTCCGCTTTAAAAATTACAGGAGGTTGTTATGATTTTAAAATTAGGTCTGCCAAAAGGAAGCCTGCAGGAATCAACATTTAACATATTTAAAAAGGCCGGTTTTAACATAAAATCGGACTCAAGAAGCTATTATCCGGCGGTTGACGACGAAGAATTGTCAATAACCCTTGTAAGGGCGCAGGAAATGGCAAAATACGTGGCCGAAGGCATTTTTGACGCGGGAATGACAGGCGAAGACTGGGTGGCTGACAGCGGGGAGTCGGTTAAAAAAGTTGATAACCTTGTCTACGGGAAAGTGGGTATGAGGCCTGTACGCTGGGTGCTTGCGGTGCCGGAAAATTCAAAAATAAAATCCGTTAAAGACCTTGCGGGCAAACATATTTCCACGGAACTTGTAAACACCACGAAAGCATACCTTAAAAAACATAAAGTAAAGGCTGATGTAAGTTTTTCCTGGGGGGCGACAGAAGCAAAGCCGCCTCATCTGGCTGATGCCATTGTGGAACTTACGGAAACAGGCTCTTCGTTAAGGGCGAATAAATTAAGGATAGTGGATACCATAATGGAATCAACCACCGTTATGATTGCCAATAAGGAATCCTGGAAAAACGAATGGAAACAGAAAAAAATAAATGACGTCCTGCTTCTTTTAAAAGGCGCCTTAAACGCCGGTGAAAAAGTGGGTGTTAAAATGAACATTCCGGAGAGCAAACTTGGGTGTGTTCTGGAACTGCTGCCTGCGTCAAAAAGGCCGACCATATCTTATCTGATAGGCAAAAAAGGCGAAGAGCAATGGGTTGCCATTGAAGTGATTATGGACGAAAAGAAAGTAAGGCCGCTTATTCCAAAATTAAAGGAACGCGGTGCGCAGGACATAATAGAATACCCGCTTAATAAAGTAATTTACTGAAGAGGCGCTGATGTTTTTAAAAAAAATTCTTCTGGCGGCGGTGTTTCTTATCTGTGTAATCCCGCTTTCGAATGCCGCCATACTGGATGATACGGATTTCTATTACTCGGTCACAAGCTCTGCCGAATATGCCGAAAGCAGCAACATGCCTGTTTTTGAACCTGTTAAATACGGAAAGAATAATCTTATAGAGGATGCGAAAGTAAGCCTTGTGCAGGCCGTCCCGTTTGGATTTCTGCTGTCCACGCTTTATATCACCGCGGCGGAAGCGATAAGCCAGAAAACTTTCAGCGTTAAAATGAAACCGGTTCAGGAGTATATG contains:
- a CDS encoding ATP phosphoribosyltransferase, which gives rise to MILKLGLPKGSLQESTFNIFKKAGFNIKSDSRSYYPAVDDEELSITLVRAQEMAKYVAEGIFDAGMTGEDWVADSGESVKKVDNLVYGKVGMRPVRWVLAVPENSKIKSVKDLAGKHISTELVNTTKAYLKKHKVKADVSFSWGATEAKPPHLADAIVELTETGSSLRANKLRIVDTIMESTTVMIANKESWKNEWKQKKINDVLLLLKGALNAGEKVGVKMNIPESKLGCVLELLPASKRPTISYLIGKKGEEQWVAIEVIMDEKKVRPLIPKLKERGAQDIIEYPLNKVIY